A window from Mangifera indica cultivar Alphonso chromosome 2, CATAS_Mindica_2.1, whole genome shotgun sequence encodes these proteins:
- the LOC123208576 gene encoding disease resistance protein RPP13-like — protein MVDAVVSFVVRRLGDYIIQEAGFLREVKDEVLLLKNELEWMQCFIKDAEEKQVEDPMIRKWVSDIRDIAYDTEDVLDSCLLKLGRGQTLNHNQGFLASITKCSCIFDQEMIDLYDTNKKIETLRKRISDLSRKRKFYHLEDNGSRREGTSNGLGKLKELRRVISFVVEENVIGFEDDAEVLLGKLLEDEPKRFVISILGMGGLGKTTLAKKLYHDSVVVKKFRRRAWVSVSQDYKTEDLLRRIIKSFGINHSTMDLEKKNTEDLERYLHNSLLKQSYLVVIDDVWQKEAWESLKRSFPDSNNGSRVIITTRIKDVAERSDERNHVHKLRFLRPDESWKLFSEKAFRNSTRDEKLEELGREMVQKCGGLPLAIVVLSGLLSTKKPQEWHLVRDQIWRHLRNDSIHVSYLLDLSFSNLSYQLKLCFLYLSIYPEDSEILMEELIRLLVAEGFIWQEEDQIMEEVPKTHQDELLNRSLIQIERVYRGRVETCRVHDLLRDLAFEKAKELNFVHNYLEIAHSNHFSTSSSCRRLSCQDLQILSYRPSNLRSIFLFSRGFRFLTEADCRGFRLLRVLYIQYYRATPIDYNSFPQEITKMIHLNSNSCVDLPTEISKLQDLRHLIGKFEGRLPIENLTNLLTLKFASYESWAKVNPEKLINLRELHINSYSVKDEKEFSFDSIAKLKSIRILCINCLEDDPMPQLEKLESLVFLELLSKSYGGKKMVCTSRGFRRLENLKVDLDGLEEWQVEEGAMGVLKSVVISKAKNSKLRVPERLGSLSVTTRR, from the exons ATGGTTGATGCCGTAGTTTCATTTGTGGTACGAAGGCTTGGAGACTACATCATCCAAGAAGCAGGGTTCTTAAGAGAAGTGAAAGATGAAGTGCTGTTGCTAAAGAATGAACTTGAATGGATGCAATGTTTCATCAAGGATGCTGAAGAGAAACAAGTTGAAGATCCTATGATTCGCAAGTGGGTGTCTGATATCAGAGACATTGCTTATGACACTGAAGATGTCTTGGATTCATGTTTGCTCAAACTTGGTCGAGGACAAACTCTAAATCACAACCAAGGATTTCTCGCTTCAATCACGAAATGTTCCTGCATATTCGATCAGGAAATGATTGATTTGTATGACACTAACAAGAAGATTGAAACTCTCAGAAAGAGAATCAGCGATCTATCGCGCAAACGAAAATTCTACCACCTTGAGGACAATGGCAGCAGGAGAGAAGGAACAAGCAACGGTCTTGGCAAACTGAAAGAACTAAGAAGAGTCATTTCCTTTGTAGTTGAAGAGAATGTTATTGGCTTTGAGGATGATGCTGAAGTATTGTTGGGTAAACTTCTTGAGGATGAGCCAAAGCGTTTTGTGATTTCAATCTTGGGTATGGGAGGTTTAGGCAAAACCACTCTTGCTAAAAAGCTGTACCACGACAGTGTAGTAGTGAAAAAATTCCGTCGTCGGGCTTGGGTTTCTGTTTCCCAAGATTACAAAACAGAAGATCTTCTTCGGagaattataaaatcatttggGATTAACCATTCGACAATGGACTTAGAAAAGAAGAATACAGAAGATTTGGAGAGATATCTTCACAATTCATTGCTGAAACAGTCATACTTGGTGGTGATTGATGATGTGTGGCAAAAGGAAGCATGGGAGAGCTTGAAAAGATCCTTTCCAGACAGCAATAATGGAAGCAGAGTAATTATCACCACTCGCATCAAAGACGTAGCTGAGCGCTCAGATGAGAGAAACCATGTCCACAAACTTCGATTCCTTAGACCAGATGAGAGTTGGAAGCTGTTTTCTGAAAAAGCCTTTCGAAATTCAACAAGAGATGAAAAATTGGAAGAGTTGGGAAGAGAGATGGTGCAAAAATGCGGTGGGCTGCCACTTGCTATAGTTGTATTAAGCGGGCTTTTGTCTACCAAGAAACCACAGGAATGGCATTTGGTACGTGATCAAATTTGGCGACATCTAAGAAATGATTCGATTCATGTTTCTTATCTATTAGATTTGAGTTTCAGTAATTTGTCTTATCAATTGAAGTTGTGCTTTCTTTACCTATCGATCTATCCCGAGGACTCTGAAATTTTGATGGAGGAACTAATCCGGCTATTGGTGGCAGAAGGTTTCATTTGGCAAGAAGAAGATCAAATAATGGAAGAAGTGCCTAAAACCCACCAGGATGAATTGCTTAACAGAAGCTTGATTCAAATAGAAAGAGTATATCGTGGAAGAGTTGAAACATGTCGAGTCCATGATCTTTTACGGGATCTCGCCTTTGAAAAGGCGAAAGAGCTAAACTTTGTTCACAATTACCTTGAAATTGCTCATTCAAATCACTTTTCAACCAGTTCATCATGTCGGCGACTGTCTTGTCAAGATTTGCAGATTTTGTCTTATCGACCCTCCAATTTGCGTtcaatttttctgttttctaGAGGATTTCGTTTTCTCACTGAAGCAGATTGCAGGGGTTTTAGGTTGTTAAGAGTGCTGTACATTCAGTATTACCGAGCAACGCCAATTGATTACAATAGCTTTCCTCAAGAGATAACAAAAATGATTCACTTGAA TTCTAATTCTTGCGTCGACCTGCCAACTGAAATTTCTAAGTTACAAGATTTGAGACATCTGATCGGAAAATTCGAAGGTCGTCTACCGATTGAGAACTTGACAAACCTTCTGACTCTGAAGTTCGCAAGTTACGAGAGCTGGGCTAAAGTTAATCctgaaaaattgattaatcttcGAGAGCTGCACATTAATTCTTATTCCGTGAAAGATGAAAAGGAGTTCAGCTTCGATTCTATTGCCAAACTTAAAAGCATAcgaattttatgcataaatt GTTTAGAGGATGATCCAATGCCTCAGTTGGAGAAGTTGGAGAGTCTAGTATTTCTTGAATTACTATCCAAATCTTATGGTGGAAAGAAGATGGTATGCACATCAAGGGGTTTTCGTCgccttgaaaatttaaaagttgattTGGATGGATTGGAGGAGTGGCAAGTAGAAGAAGGAGCTATGGGGGTGCTTAAAAGTGTGGTCATAAGCAAGGCAAAGAATTCCAAGCTGAGAGTTCCAGAGAGACTCGGATCACTCTCTGTCACAACTAGGAGATAA